A genomic window from Vagococcus sp. CY52-2 includes:
- a CDS encoding 3'-5' exoribonuclease YhaM family protein, with protein sequence MKKLRELSVDETFEAFVLLKTADVRVARNGKKFIAFTFQDNSGTIDGKYWGASEEDIELFTTGKVVFLNGKRELYQNMPQIKILHMRLAKNDEPVDPSLYMEKAPIDIDEMKQEFNDYLLDITQAKWHRIVRHILSKYQKEFFEYPAAKRNHHAFAGGLAFHTLTMLRLAKSVSQEYTELNLSLLYAGVMLHDLGKVHELSGPVATEYTLAGNLLGHIVMIDEEITKACIELNISELDEEVLVLKHVVLAHHGLLEYGSPVRPKIMEAEILHHLDNLDASMQMMLGSLKQVNPGEYTERIFGLDNRNFYLPNI encoded by the coding sequence TAAGGGAACTTTCTGTAGATGAAACATTTGAAGCATTTGTCTTATTAAAAACAGCGGATGTTCGAGTAGCGAGAAATGGAAAAAAATTCATTGCGTTTACATTCCAAGATAATTCAGGCACGATAGATGGTAAGTACTGGGGAGCATCAGAAGAAGATATTGAGCTATTTACAACTGGTAAAGTTGTGTTCTTAAATGGTAAACGTGAGCTGTATCAAAATATGCCTCAAATCAAAATTCTTCATATGCGTTTAGCTAAAAATGATGAACCGGTTGATCCGTCTTTATACATGGAAAAAGCACCTATTGATATTGATGAGATGAAACAGGAATTTAATGATTACTTACTAGATATTACTCAAGCAAAATGGCACCGTATTGTCCGTCATATTCTTAGTAAGTATCAAAAAGAATTTTTTGAATACCCAGCAGCAAAACGAAACCATCATGCGTTTGCAGGAGGGTTGGCTTTCCATACTTTAACCATGTTACGCTTAGCAAAATCTGTCTCACAAGAATACACAGAACTAAATCTGTCTTTGTTATATGCAGGTGTTATGTTGCATGACTTGGGGAAAGTACATGAACTATCAGGTCCTGTCGCAACAGAGTATACCTTAGCAGGAAATTTATTAGGACATATTGTGATGATTGATGAAGAAATAACAAAGGCTTGTATAGAATTAAATATTTCAGAACTAGATGAGGAAGTACTAGTTCTTAAGCATGTTGTATTAGCACACCATGGTTTGTTGGAATATGGATCACCTGTTAGGCCTAAAATTATGGAAGCAGAAATATTGCATCATTTAGATAATTTAGACGCATCAATGCAAATGATGTTAGGATCATTAAAACAAGTAAATCCTGGGGAGTATACAGAACGTATTTTTGGATTGGACAATCGAAATTTTTATTTACCAAATATTTAA
- a CDS encoding D-alanine--D-alanine ligase, with protein sequence MKIFLVYGGKSAEHDVSILSAFSILQAIYYNYYSVQLVYITKDGNWLKGPVYHEAPLNKESLHLTIANAQPILPSDLKEGNAVIFPVLHGPNGEDGTIQGLFEVLNMPYVGAGVLASACAMDKIIGKQLFQQVGIPQLPYVAVTKTGYKDHQEDILLECEGSLIYPMFVKPANMGSSVGINKAESREELVQAIDEAFRFDRRVIVEQGIEARELEVAVLGNDEIRTTLAGEIVKDVAFYTYESKYLDNKVELQIPADISAELQETLQYYAKKAYQTLDGSGLSRCDFFLTANNEVFLNEVNTMPGFTPFSMYPLLWKNMGLNYGDLLEELIQLAKLRFEKKQQIEVEQL encoded by the coding sequence ATGAAGATTTTTTTAGTATATGGTGGTAAAAGTGCTGAACATGATGTATCAATTCTATCGGCCTTTTCAATTTTACAAGCAATTTATTATAACTATTATTCAGTTCAATTAGTTTATATTACGAAAGATGGTAATTGGCTAAAGGGACCTGTGTATCATGAGGCACCTTTAAATAAAGAATCTCTACACTTAACGATTGCCAATGCTCAACCTATTTTACCAAGTGATTTAAAAGAAGGAAATGCGGTTATTTTTCCAGTATTACATGGTCCTAATGGAGAAGATGGTACGATTCAAGGATTATTTGAAGTATTAAATATGCCGTATGTTGGTGCGGGAGTTTTGGCTAGTGCATGTGCTATGGATAAAATCATTGGTAAACAGTTATTCCAGCAAGTCGGTATTCCTCAATTACCATATGTTGCAGTAACTAAAACGGGCTATAAAGATCACCAAGAAGACATTTTGTTAGAGTGTGAAGGTAGTTTGATTTACCCAATGTTTGTTAAACCAGCTAACATGGGTTCAAGTGTCGGTATTAATAAAGCTGAATCTCGTGAAGAATTAGTTCAGGCAATAGATGAGGCATTCCGTTTTGATCGACGTGTCATTGTGGAGCAAGGAATTGAAGCACGCGAATTAGAAGTTGCCGTATTGGGTAATGATGAAATCAGAACAACTTTAGCTGGAGAGATTGTTAAAGATGTGGCATTTTATACATACGAATCAAAATATTTGGACAATAAAGTGGAATTACAAATTCCAGCAGATATTTCAGCTGAATTACAAGAAACATTACAATATTATGCTAAAAAAGCGTACCAAACACTAGATGGTAGTGGATTGAGTCGCTGTGACTTCTTTTTAACAGCTAATAATGAGGTATTCCTAAATGAAGTGAATACGATGCCAGGTTTTACACCATTTAGTATGTATCCGTTACTATGGAAAAATATGGGATTAAATTATGGTGACTTGCTAGAAGAATTGATTCAATTAGCTAAACTACGTTTTGAAAAAAAACAACAAATTGAAGTTGAGCAGTTGTAG
- the murF gene encoding UDP-N-acetylmuramoyl-tripeptide--D-alanyl-D-alanine ligase → MNLLIKEIVAAVEGINYAQHLDDQTISSVEFDTRKVRENSLFVPLKGARDGHDFIPQAIDNGASLVLSEKDLSEDIAYIKVEDTLIALQKLSRFYLEKSAPKVIGITGSNGKTTTKDMTAAVLSQAFKTYKTQGNYNNHIGLPYTILSMPEDTEMLVLEMGMDHKGEIEVLSNLATPDIAAITLIGESHIEYLGSRAGIAEAKMEITSGLKKEGILIIPNDEPLLKRLIVDISQEVESFGIDTQATLSASILSETKVDTQFETNLFEGEVFSIPVLGGYNVKNALIALLIGNHFGIPVSKMKNGLETFDLTKNRTEWLKTNDGIDILSDVYNANPTAMKLVLDTFSALELEGKKYIVLGDMLELGELSSQMHESISEHISPNHIDQVYLYGEQMNALYNLLNDRMPKGSLHFYHKTEKKELMKHLSSQLQSKDTVFLKASNGMGLNEVVDFLLKNHE, encoded by the coding sequence ATGAACTTATTAATTAAAGAGATTGTCGCGGCGGTAGAAGGCATCAATTATGCTCAACATTTAGATGACCAAACGATTTCCTCTGTTGAGTTTGATACACGAAAAGTGCGAGAAAATAGCTTGTTTGTTCCACTAAAAGGAGCAAGAGATGGTCATGATTTTATTCCGCAAGCCATTGATAACGGAGCTTCTTTAGTTTTATCAGAAAAAGATTTATCTGAAGATATTGCGTATATTAAAGTCGAAGATACATTAATTGCCTTACAAAAATTATCTCGTTTTTATTTAGAAAAAAGTGCACCTAAAGTAATAGGAATTACAGGGAGTAACGGGAAAACAACAACAAAAGATATGACGGCAGCTGTGTTATCACAAGCATTTAAAACATATAAAACACAAGGTAATTATAATAATCATATTGGCTTGCCTTACACGATTTTATCCATGCCAGAAGATACAGAGATGTTAGTTTTAGAGATGGGGATGGATCATAAAGGTGAAATTGAAGTCTTGTCAAATCTTGCGACACCAGATATTGCAGCCATCACATTGATTGGGGAATCTCATATCGAATACTTAGGATCACGAGCTGGCATTGCTGAAGCTAAAATGGAAATCACTTCAGGTCTTAAAAAAGAAGGCATTTTAATTATCCCAAATGATGAGCCATTGTTAAAACGATTGATAGTGGATATCTCACAAGAGGTTGAAAGTTTTGGGATAGATACGCAAGCAACTTTATCAGCTTCCATACTTTCAGAAACGAAAGTTGATACACAGTTTGAAACTAATCTATTTGAAGGTGAAGTATTTTCAATTCCGGTTTTGGGTGGCTATAATGTCAAAAATGCTTTGATTGCTTTATTGATTGGAAATCATTTTGGCATACCTGTTTCAAAAATGAAAAATGGGCTAGAAACATTTGATTTAACTAAAAATAGAACAGAATGGTTGAAAACAAATGACGGCATTGATATCTTAAGTGATGTATACAATGCCAATCCAACTGCAATGAAATTAGTGTTAGACACATTTTCTGCGTTAGAATTAGAAGGCAAGAAATATATTGTGTTAGGTGACATGCTAGAATTAGGGGAACTATCTAGCCAGATGCATGAAAGTATCTCCGAGCATATTTCACCAAATCATATTGATCAAGTTTATTTGTATGGCGAGCAAATGAACGCTCTTTATAATCTGTTAAATGATAGAATGCCAAAAGGTTCTCTTCATTTTTACCATAAAACAGAAAAAAAAGAATTAATGAAACATTTATCAAGTCAACTGCAATCAAAAGATACGGTTTTTCTGAAAGCAAGCAATGGAATGGGATTAAATGAAGTTGTTGATTTTTTATTAAAAAACCATGAATAG
- the acpS gene encoding holo-ACP synthase → MIMGIGIDAVELYRIEDIIKNNPKFISRVLTSRELEIFETLKIKRQTEFLGGRFACKEAFSKAYGTGIGKVGFQDIEVLSEESGRPIVYQSIFEGQVHVSITHTDKVAFAQIILEK, encoded by the coding sequence ATGATTATGGGAATTGGTATAGATGCTGTAGAGCTATATCGCATAGAAGATATTATAAAGAATAATCCTAAATTTATTTCCCGTGTGCTAACGTCTCGTGAGTTGGAAATTTTTGAAACGTTAAAAATAAAGAGACAAACAGAATTTCTAGGGGGTCGTTTTGCGTGTAAAGAAGCTTTCTCAAAAGCGTATGGGACAGGAATTGGAAAAGTAGGATTTCAAGATATTGAGGTGTTATCAGAAGAAAGTGGTCGACCAATAGTGTATCAGTCTATATTTGAAGGGCAGGTTCATGTGTCCATTACTCATACAGACAAAGTAGCCTTCGCTCAGATTATTTTAGAAAAATAA
- a CDS encoding class A sortase — MKKGANIISNKNDSSQKKRSTKHQTKKKSIGQRFKHFFFNLIMIILFLVGIALIFNNQIKNYLVKENTAQYQVNKITRDDVVKNEQKEATFDFDQVESLDFNTVTKSRGRDVGDVVGGIAIPSVDLNLPILKGVSNYVISVGAGTMKPDQKMGFGNYALASHYMYDPTLLFAPLVRVELGSSIYLTDLEYIYEYKVTMKEYVEPTRVDVIEDVPEKRQVTLVTCDTSGEHRLILQGELVKKVNGKKAPKDMRDAFELAQNNYY, encoded by the coding sequence ATGAAAAAGGGGGCTAATATCATCTCTAACAAAAATGATTCATCACAAAAAAAACGTTCAACAAAACATCAAACCAAAAAAAAATCGATTGGGCAACGATTTAAACATTTCTTTTTTAATCTAATCATGATTATTCTCTTTTTAGTAGGGATTGCATTAATTTTTAATAACCAGATTAAAAATTATCTTGTAAAAGAAAATACGGCACAATATCAAGTCAATAAAATAACTCGAGATGATGTTGTTAAAAATGAACAAAAAGAAGCAACTTTTGATTTTGATCAAGTAGAATCGCTAGATTTCAATACTGTCACTAAATCACGTGGCCGTGATGTCGGAGATGTTGTGGGTGGTATTGCTATACCCAGTGTGGATTTAAATTTACCGATTCTAAAAGGGGTTTCTAATTACGTTATTTCTGTTGGAGCTGGAACGATGAAACCCGATCAGAAAATGGGGTTTGGAAACTATGCTTTAGCTAGTCATTATATGTATGATCCTACTTTGTTATTTGCTCCTTTAGTCCGAGTGGAACTTGGATCTTCTATTTATCTCACAGATTTAGAGTATATCTATGAATATAAAGTTACCATGAAAGAATATGTAGAACCAACAAGAGTAGATGTTATTGAAGATGTTCCTGAAAAACGTCAGGTTACTTTAGTCACTTGTGATACATCTGGTGAACACCGTCTTATTTTACAAGGTGAACTCGTAAAAAAAGTGAATGGAAAAAAAGCACCAAAGGATATGCGTGATGCTTTTGAATTAGCACAAAACAATTATTATTAA
- a CDS encoding DEAD/DEAH box helicase, translating to MKFSELQLEKSLLQAIENIGFEEATPVQSATIPLALEGRDVIGQAQTGTGKTAAFGLPMLNKIDSNRPELQALVIAPTRELAIQTQEELYRLGKEKKVKVQSVYGGADIGRQIRALKNKPHIVVGTPGRLLDHINRRTLKLDTVETLVLDEADEMLNMGFLDDIEAIISKVPAERQTLLFSATMPDSIKRIGVKFMQDPEHVRIKAKEMTANLIDQYYVRCKEFEKFDIMTRLFDVQSPELTIVFGRTKRRVDELARGLEMRGYKAEGIHGDLPQHKRMSILKAFKNGELDILVATDVAARGLDISGVSHVYNYDIPQDPESYVHRIGRTGRAGKEGMSVTFVTPNEMGYLHVIEDLTKKRMTPLRPPSKKEAVEGQIGAAITEIKDLLAANGLEKYQLAASDLLEDYTAEDLVALLIKQISKDDAAEVPVKITPERPLPNRRGNNKNSGRGKGGNYNRRNNNKGGGRGGKEQYNKKKRYNNSDAPKKNNNNKSNNKPSQKKDGGRGFVIRNNDK from the coding sequence TTGAAATTTAGTGAATTACAGTTAGAAAAAAGTTTATTACAAGCTATCGAAAATATTGGGTTTGAGGAAGCAACACCTGTACAGAGTGCGACAATACCATTAGCGTTAGAAGGAAGAGATGTTATTGGTCAAGCTCAAACTGGTACTGGTAAAACAGCCGCTTTTGGGTTACCAATGTTAAATAAAATTGACTCTAATAGACCTGAGTTACAAGCATTAGTTATTGCACCAACACGTGAATTAGCTATTCAAACACAAGAAGAATTATACCGTTTAGGTAAAGAAAAAAAAGTTAAAGTTCAATCAGTTTATGGTGGGGCAGATATTGGTCGACAAATTCGTGCGTTAAAAAACAAACCACATATTGTTGTGGGAACTCCTGGCCGTTTATTAGACCATATTAATCGTCGTACGTTGAAACTAGATACAGTGGAAACTCTTGTATTAGATGAAGCTGATGAAATGTTAAATATGGGATTCTTAGATGATATCGAAGCCATCATCTCAAAAGTTCCAGCAGAACGCCAAACATTATTATTCTCAGCAACAATGCCAGATTCAATCAAACGTATTGGGGTTAAATTCATGCAAGACCCTGAACATGTTCGTATCAAAGCAAAAGAAATGACAGCTAACCTAATTGATCAATATTACGTTCGTTGTAAAGAATTTGAGAAATTTGATATTATGACTCGTTTGTTTGATGTACAATCACCTGAGTTGACAATTGTTTTTGGCCGTACAAAACGTCGCGTCGATGAATTGGCTCGTGGACTTGAAATGCGTGGTTATAAAGCAGAAGGTATCCATGGAGACTTACCACAGCACAAACGTATGAGTATTTTAAAAGCCTTTAAAAATGGCGAATTAGATATCTTAGTTGCAACAGACGTCGCAGCTCGTGGATTAGATATTTCTGGTGTGAGTCATGTTTACAACTATGATATTCCACAAGATCCAGAAAGTTATGTTCACCGTATCGGTCGTACAGGTCGTGCTGGCAAAGAAGGTATGTCAGTAACCTTTGTTACACCTAATGAAATGGGTTATTTACATGTTATTGAAGACTTAACGAAAAAACGTATGACACCACTTCGTCCACCTTCTAAAAAAGAAGCAGTAGAAGGACAAATTGGTGCAGCGATTACTGAAATTAAAGATTTATTAGCAGCTAATGGCTTAGAAAAATATCAATTAGCAGCAAGTGATTTATTAGAAGACTACACAGCAGAAGATTTAGTGGCGTTGTTAATTAAACAAATTTCTAAAGATGATGCAGCTGAAGTCCCTGTAAAAATCACACCAGAACGCCCATTACCAAACCGTCGTGGTAATAATAAAAATAGTGGCCGTGGTAAAGGTGGTAACTATAACCGTCGTAATAACAACAAAGGTGGCGGCCGTGGTGGCAAGGAACAATATAACAAGAAAAAACGTTATAACAATTCTGATGCACCTAAAAAAAATAATAACAACAAATCAAACAACAAACCTTCGCAGAAAAAAGATGGTGGCCGTGGATTTGTTATTCGTAACAACGATAAATAA